The genomic interval ATATAGCAATACATATTAGTATGATAAAAGTTATATATGGTATTAAAAATTTWAGTATTAAACTATTTTCTTTAAAAATATTATTTATTATTTGCGATAACTTCTTAAACACATTAACCTCTAAAATYTTAAAAACGTCCTTTTTATTATATGAATTAAATTGATTTTATGCAAGTATTTTTATTTATTTGAATATTTCCTATATATAAATTGAGAAAGCCTCATATATGAAGACTTTCCCAATTTTTTTATTTGTATATAGTAGGTATTTTTTATTTGTCTAATTTAATTATTTAGTTAAAAAATCTTTAACTACATTTGCAGCGGCATTACATACYACATTATCTATTGCTGTTCCTATTACAAGTATATTTACACCTGTATTTTTGAAAGCTTTATAATTAGTTATATTAATTCCGCCTTCAGCTAATGTAGGTACTTTAACAGCAGAAACTAAAGCTTTTAATCTTTCTTCTATTTCAGGGTGTATTTCTCCTGCTTTAACGCCTTCATAACTCATTCCAGTCATTAAGCCGATAAAATCAACMCCAATTTTTTCCATTTCTTTAGCAACATTTTTTACATCATCAGGAGTTTTAGCCGGTATACCGAATGTATGTAAATCAGTAGGCTGTCCAATATATGCATCCACTAATAAACCRTATTTATGAGCTTTTTCTACTAATTCTTTTAAATCTTCAATAGATGATTTATGAGTATGTAATCCATCAGCCCCTGCTAAAGATATTTTCTGAAAATCACTATCTTCCAATATTATAGGCATAACTTCAGTAAATCCGCCAGGAACACCAACTGTAATATATATATCATCTCCAACTACATTTCTTACCCCAGATACAACCTCAAGCATCTTTTCTAAAGGAAGCTCATGTCTTACTTTTTCAGCATTATGCATATTGTTGATACCTTTATATCCTCTAGCTAATACAACAGCAGGGTGGTTTGGCTCTAATAATTTAGCACCTGCATCTACTACAGCCTTAGCAATTCT from Brachyspira sp. SAP_772 carries:
- a CDS encoding HisA/HisF-related TIM barrel protein, producing the protein RIAKAVVDAGAKLLEPNHPAVVLARGYKGINNMHNAEKVRHELPLEKMLEVVSGVRNVVGDDIYITVGVPGGFTEVMPIILEDSDFQKISLAGADGLHTHKSSIEDLKELVEKAHKYGLLVDAYIGQPTDLHTFGIPAKTPDDVKNVAKEMEKIGVDFIGLMTGMSYEGVKAGEIHPEIEERLKALVSAVKVPTLAEGGINITNYKAFKNTGVNILVIGTAIDNVVCNAAANVVKDFLTK